One Coccinella septempunctata chromosome X, icCocSept1.1, whole genome shotgun sequence genomic window carries:
- the LOC123321460 gene encoding uncharacterized protein LOC123321460 isoform X1, with amino-acid sequence MKNNPDSTPALLMCTRNIRDNILNVTLTPDLGSNHLGIEFLLDTGKEPEEYTQETITLYEKCNIEEVNRRMLFIEPQMEITPEHITLFHNALSRTITEETPTLKKQYFRQTLPPYIIKLIRAKKHLYREYQSNQEPSLKRKFNKLNKDIHNMILQFRSNKYLEACKEIEDQKGRTYWRTIKKIAKYSTHQLSNPIQVDGETLTKEKNIADAFAKHFEKLFRRATNKEFDEEHRKQIENWYENELPHISLEDTFEPISEEEY; translated from the coding sequence ATGAAAAACAATCCAGATTCCACTCCAGCTCTGCTAATGTGTACAAGAAATATAAGAGATAATATTCTTAATGTAACCCTCACCCCAGACTTAGGATCAAATCACCTTGGAATCGAATTCTTACTAGATACAGGGAAAGAACCTGAAGAATACACTCAAGAAACCATAACACTTTATGAAAAATGCAACATTGAAGAAGTGAATAGAAGAATGCTATTCATTGAACCCCAAATGGAAATCACTCCTGAACATATTACACTTTTCCACAACGCTTTATCAAGAACAATAACAGAGGAAACACCGACACTAAAGAAACAATACTTCAGACAAACGCTGCCCCCCTACATCATAAAGCTGATAAGAGCTAAAAAACACTTGTATCGTGAATATCAGAGCAACCAAGAACCAAGCCTAAAACGAAAGTTCAATAAACTGAACAAGGATATACACAATATGATCTTGCAATTCAGATCCAATAAATATCTAGAGGCATGTAAAGAAATCGAAGATCAGAAAGGAAGGACATATTGGAGAACgattaaaaaaattgcaaagtACTCAACCCACCAACTTTCAAATCCGATTCAAGTCGATGGTGAAACTCTTACTAAGGAAAAAAACATTGCTGACGCTTTCGCAAAACATTTCGAAAAGTTGTTTAGAAGAGCTACAAACAAAGAATTCGACGAGGAGCATAGGAAACAGATAGAGAATTGGTATGAGAATGAACTACCTCACATTTCGTTAGAGGACACATTTGAGCCCATATCCGAGGAAGAATATTAA